In Mycobacterium gallinarum, a single window of DNA contains:
- a CDS encoding sigma-70 family RNA polymerase sigma factor — translation MTDPDQGELLRAIHDAHSRDLQRYVMRLTRGDMPFAEDVVQESLLRLWRKPEILEQPSESARAWLFTVARNLVIDDRRSARFTRELQSDDLPERPSLDAIGPAVDKWVLADALKSLSSDHRNAIVRAYYLGQTVADIAQQEQVPEGTVKSRLHYALRALRIALQERGVGRD, via the coding sequence ATGACCGATCCTGATCAGGGCGAGCTGCTGCGGGCGATCCACGACGCCCACAGCAGGGATCTGCAGCGCTATGTCATGCGTCTGACGCGGGGCGACATGCCGTTCGCGGAGGACGTGGTGCAGGAATCGCTTTTGCGGCTGTGGCGAAAGCCCGAGATTCTCGAACAGCCCAGCGAATCGGCGCGGGCGTGGCTGTTCACCGTCGCCCGCAACCTCGTCATCGACGACCGCCGCAGCGCGCGCTTCACCCGGGAACTGCAGAGCGACGACCTCCCCGAGCGTCCGTCGCTGGATGCGATCGGACCCGCGGTCGACAAGTGGGTCCTGGCCGACGCGCTGAAGTCGTTGTCCAGCGATCATCGCAACGCCATCGTGCGCGCGTACTACCTCGGCCAGACCGTTGCCGACATCGCCCAGCAGGAACAGGTTCCCGAGGGCACGGTCAAGTCCAGACTTCACTACGCGCTACGCGCGTTACGAATCGCGTTGCAGGAAAGGGGGGTTGGCCGTGACTGA